A stretch of Aerococcus christensenii DNA encodes these proteins:
- a CDS encoding GntR family transcriptional regulator, translating into MVRSINYTQKAYNYLKEQIDNNVILPGTHLKEIELAEKLAMSRTPIRSAMEMLEEDGYIRIEPYKGAIVSKTTLNTKAIVDRLQFVELLISELLRQMQDKDIQVDIDAIINIEHELEKCCEEDNYISYYDSKLKLFHLLASYHSNHYFRQVLLNTISDLYDIYRSRVEKHHKTFLKEQEMMSAIYPPLIEGLKKQDYATVHKYFRMWINRLILHQINY; encoded by the coding sequence ATGGTTAGATCAATCAATTACACCCAAAAGGCGTATAATTATCTAAAAGAACAAATAGATAATAACGTTATTTTGCCGGGAACTCATCTGAAAGAAATAGAACTCGCAGAGAAATTAGCCATGAGTCGGACCCCTATACGTAGTGCCATGGAAATGCTAGAAGAAGATGGATATATTCGGATTGAACCTTATAAAGGTGCGATTGTTTCCAAAACCACTTTAAACACTAAAGCGATTGTTGATCGCTTACAGTTTGTTGAATTACTTATCTCAGAGCTGTTGAGGCAAATGCAAGATAAAGATATTCAAGTAGATATAGATGCTATTATTAATATAGAGCATGAATTAGAAAAATGTTGTGAGGAAGATAATTATATTTCTTACTATGACTCTAAGTTGAAATTATTTCATTTGCTAGCGAGTTACCATTCTAATCATTATTTTCGACAAGTGCTATTAAATACGATTTCGGATCTGTATGATATCTATCGTTCACGTGTGGAAAAGCATCATAAGACCTTCTTAAAGGAACAGGAAATGATGTCTGCTATTTATCCACCGCTTATTGAAGGTTTAAAAAAGCAGGATTATGCAACAGTCCACAAATATTTTCGGATGTGGATTAATCGATTAATTTTACATCAAATTAATTATTGA
- a CDS encoding glycoside hydrolase family 73 protein, which produces MKKRLGAWLFCLLMIVCLSHYLPRAHFFDAHFNAKTLTSQEEAFINEIGNYAVMNYKTSKVLPSVVVAQAILESDFGRSQLASQYHNLFGKKASGKEPQVRLVTKEYTKQGWIEVSDAFVVYPNWKSSVEDHGNLIKNGTSWNANLYQKVRESKNYRNATQALETAGYATDPNYHNKLNRLIEEYRLYRFDYQK; this is translated from the coding sequence GTGAAAAAAAGATTGGGAGCTTGGCTTTTTTGCTTGCTGATGATAGTTTGTCTTAGCCACTACTTACCTCGTGCTCATTTTTTTGATGCGCATTTTAATGCGAAAACTCTAACTTCTCAAGAAGAAGCTTTTATCAATGAAATTGGAAATTATGCCGTGATGAACTATAAAACATCAAAAGTTCTACCTAGTGTCGTGGTGGCTCAGGCCATTTTAGAATCTGATTTTGGAAGAAGTCAGTTGGCCAGTCAATATCATAATCTTTTTGGAAAAAAGGCTTCAGGAAAGGAGCCGCAGGTAAGATTAGTGACTAAAGAATACACAAAGCAAGGTTGGATAGAAGTCTCTGATGCTTTTGTAGTGTATCCAAATTGGAAAAGTTCTGTAGAGGATCATGGAAATTTAATAAAAAATGGGACGTCTTGGAACGCAAATTTGTACCAAAAAGTTAGAGAATCTAAAAATTATAGAAACGCCACACAAGCATTAGAAACAGCAGGATACGCAACAGATCCTAATTACCATAATAAACTTAATCGCTTGATTGAGGAATATAGACTCTATCGCTTTGACTATCAAAAATAA
- a CDS encoding peptide ABC transporter substrate-binding protein, protein MRKKYRLIPLILVALFFIVGCSSSKSSTHKKEVNLAMIAELTSGDLTTVVDTNTFTMLKNIQEGLYRFDENNRLQKALVKEDPEVSEDKMTYTFHLREDAKWSSGDSVTARDFEYGWKRMCDPKIGASGAYFFDNVIKNAHQVLYEHAPMETLGVKALDDYTLEVRLDRPIPYFLDLLAHALYLPHNQKAIEKFGDKFGSSSETMVYNGPFVLKDWTGSTLKWSYEKNPDYWDKDNVHVDKINIQVIKEDATGVHLFEAGKLDWVQLRGEYAKQYAQNPYFVSVPQNTSVYLTMNQTKKSLLRNKNLRLAISHAYDRQPLTDQVLGDGSIPLGTVTPTNLVKLENGKDYTEEVSDQQKKDVALARTYLERAKEELGQDQFELEYLAVDDESSKLTAEYLQGQIQESLPGVKVIIKTVPAKSLYPTLGKLDYDMARTSWGPDFFDPSTFLDLFTSDSKYNFGKYKNTNYDYYVHQAKFEHAKDNNLRLEDMKKAESLFLQEAGVSTMYARALATLHHPRLKKLFIDPLTGQQTYKFIEISD, encoded by the coding sequence ATGAGAAAAAAATACCGTTTAATCCCCCTAATTTTGGTTGCTTTATTTTTTATTGTAGGTTGTTCTTCTTCGAAATCGTCAACGCATAAGAAAGAAGTTAATCTTGCTATGATTGCAGAATTAACTTCTGGTGATTTGACGACTGTTGTCGATACGAATACTTTTACGATGCTGAAAAATATTCAAGAAGGTTTATATCGCTTTGATGAAAATAATCGACTTCAAAAAGCTTTGGTCAAAGAAGATCCTGAAGTTTCAGAGGATAAGATGACGTATACTTTTCATTTGAGAGAAGACGCGAAATGGTCGAGTGGCGATTCTGTAACGGCTAGAGATTTTGAATATGGTTGGAAAAGAATGTGTGATCCGAAGATTGGAGCATCCGGTGCATATTTCTTTGATAATGTGATTAAAAATGCCCATCAAGTGTTATATGAGCACGCTCCTATGGAAACCTTAGGAGTAAAAGCTTTAGATGATTATACGTTAGAAGTTCGATTGGATCGTCCTATCCCTTATTTCTTAGATCTTTTGGCGCATGCTTTGTATCTTCCACATAATCAAAAAGCAATAGAAAAATTTGGCGATAAATTTGGCTCGTCTTCAGAAACAATGGTATATAACGGGCCCTTTGTTTTAAAAGATTGGACAGGGTCGACTTTGAAATGGTCTTATGAAAAAAATCCGGACTATTGGGATAAAGATAATGTTCATGTGGATAAAATCAATATTCAAGTGATTAAAGAAGATGCAACAGGGGTTCATTTATTTGAAGCTGGGAAATTGGACTGGGTACAATTGCGAGGAGAATATGCGAAACAATATGCTCAGAATCCTTATTTTGTATCTGTTCCACAGAATACTTCTGTGTATTTAACTATGAATCAAACAAAGAAGTCCTTGTTAAGAAATAAAAATTTACGTTTAGCTATTTCTCATGCTTACGATCGACAACCACTTACGGATCAAGTTCTTGGAGATGGATCGATTCCTTTAGGAACTGTTACACCTACAAATTTGGTGAAATTAGAAAATGGCAAAGATTATACAGAAGAAGTTTCCGATCAACAAAAAAAGGATGTTGCCTTAGCTAGAACTTATCTTGAACGAGCGAAAGAGGAATTAGGACAAGATCAATTTGAATTAGAATATTTAGCAGTAGATGATGAATCCTCTAAGTTAACCGCGGAATATTTACAAGGACAGATTCAGGAAAGTTTGCCAGGAGTTAAAGTAATAATTAAAACGGTTCCTGCGAAAAGTTTATATCCTACTTTGGGCAAGTTAGATTATGATATGGCAAGAACATCATGGGGGCCCGATTTCTTTGACCCAAGTACTTTTCTAGATTTGTTCACTTCGGATTCCAAGTATAATTTTGGAAAATATAAAAACACTAACTACGATTACTATGTTCATCAAGCTAAATTTGAACATGCGAAGGATAATAATCTTCGTTTAGAAGATATGAAAAAAGCAGAATCCCTTTTCCTTCAAGAAGCAGGCGTTTCAACGATGTATGCGAGAGCCTTAGCTACTTTACATCATCCTCGTTTGAAGAAGTTATTTATTGATCCTTTGACGGGGCAACAAACTTATAAGTTTATCGAAATTTCAGATTAA
- a CDS encoding M18 family aminopeptidase: MDFLKKAQDLLDFIQSCPTMYHTADTIHKRLDQEGYHYLKEGEKWDIKQGGKYYTMRNHSTVIAFQVGTDLKDYHFQMSASHGDNPSFKVKAVAELEGPADYLRLNVEAYGGPMDATWTDRPLSLAGRVLVKCSDHKVESRLIAIDRDLLLIPNVAIHLTRDKDAITGLNRAIDLCPLLSAGEMKKSDFLKMIAQEVHCTEEAILGYDLLLVNRQRPTIWGYQKEFLSSPKLDDLQGTFANFEGFLSGRNSHTINVFACFDNEEVGSNTKQGAMSTVLKDTLKRLNRALGKTEEDYHRALAKSFLVSIDNGHAMHPNHPELTDKGNYAQLNRGLEIKEMANQKYTTDGFSRAVFEMVCQKAQVPVQHFANRSDKLGGSTLGNLSNTQVSVHAVDIGIPQLAMHSAYETAGVKDTAYTIEALKTYFSTTIVMDEAEGFTFE, encoded by the coding sequence ATGGATTTTCTGAAGAAAGCGCAAGATTTATTAGACTTTATTCAATCTTGCCCAACAATGTATCACACTGCTGATACAATTCACAAACGCCTAGATCAAGAAGGCTATCATTACTTGAAAGAAGGCGAGAAATGGGATATTAAGCAAGGTGGGAAATATTACACCATGCGTAACCATTCAACAGTGATTGCTTTTCAAGTGGGAACAGATTTAAAGGACTATCATTTTCAAATGAGTGCTTCTCACGGAGATAATCCTTCTTTTAAGGTAAAGGCAGTCGCAGAATTAGAAGGACCTGCTGATTATTTACGGTTGAATGTTGAAGCTTATGGTGGCCCAATGGATGCTACTTGGACAGATCGACCACTGTCTTTAGCAGGGCGTGTTCTAGTTAAATGCTCTGATCACAAAGTTGAAAGTCGTTTGATCGCTATTGATCGCGATCTGTTACTTATTCCGAATGTTGCTATTCATTTAACGCGAGATAAAGATGCGATCACAGGACTAAATCGTGCGATTGATCTCTGTCCTCTTCTTTCTGCAGGTGAGATGAAAAAGAGCGACTTTTTGAAAATGATAGCTCAGGAAGTTCACTGTACAGAGGAAGCAATTTTAGGCTATGATCTTTTGCTAGTAAATCGTCAGCGCCCAACTATTTGGGGGTATCAGAAAGAGTTCCTTTCTTCTCCTAAGTTGGATGATTTACAAGGAACTTTTGCGAATTTTGAGGGCTTTTTATCTGGGAGAAATTCACATACGATCAATGTATTCGCTTGTTTTGATAACGAAGAAGTAGGATCGAATACCAAACAAGGCGCAATGTCCACTGTCCTAAAAGATACCTTAAAACGTTTAAACCGAGCATTAGGAAAGACTGAGGAAGATTATCATAGAGCCTTAGCGAAATCTTTCTTGGTAAGTATTGATAATGGACATGCTATGCATCCCAATCATCCAGAATTAACAGATAAAGGCAACTATGCACAATTAAATCGTGGCTTAGAAATCAAAGAAATGGCGAATCAAAAATATACAACAGATGGATTTAGCCGGGCTGTTTTTGAAATGGTTTGTCAAAAAGCTCAGGTTCCTGTTCAACATTTTGCGAATCGATCAGATAAGTTAGGAGGCTCCACTTTAGGAAATCTTTCGAACACACAAGTTTCTGTACATGCGGTGGATATTGGAATCCCTCAATTAGCCATGCACTCTGCTTATGAAACAGCAGGGGTTAAGGATACGGCTTACACTATAGAAGCTCTTAAAACGTATTTTTCTACCACTATTGTGATGGATGAAGCGGAAGGATTTACTTTTGAATAA
- a CDS encoding flavocytochrome c: MSILQTNYDVVIIGSGGAGMSAALEVAAAGLKPVILEKTDKVGGNTNKASSGMNASETIFQKEAGISDQKSAFFEESLKGGHGSNDQELLHYYIDHSAAAIEWLNTKGIVLDNLTITGGMSLPRTHRPHDGSAVGGYLVKGLKRNLEALEIPIVMGAEALNLILEKGRIIGLQVKQNDEVRKVACRAVILASGGFGANFQMIESVRPDLRGYITTSGSGITGDGIRLAEEAGGYSVDMGKIQVHPTVQQDQGILIGEAVRGEGAIMVDAKGRRFVNEMGTRDVVSSAITSLPEQKARLIFDQGVRERNKAIEFYDYKGYVIKGESVEDLAAAINVPAQALKETLQTWNGFVDRKEDVAFQRTTGLHRLDRAPYYSIEIAPGIHYTMGGVKINTKAEVLHQGTQEPILGLYACGEVVGGIHGSNRIGGNSIGEIIVFGRLAGQSASQYLQ; the protein is encoded by the coding sequence ATGTCAATCTTACAAACCAATTATGATGTCGTTATTATAGGGTCAGGAGGAGCCGGTATGAGTGCAGCTCTTGAAGTAGCTGCAGCAGGATTAAAGCCAGTTATCCTTGAAAAAACAGATAAAGTGGGTGGAAATACAAACAAAGCGTCGAGCGGAATGAATGCTTCTGAGACTATTTTTCAAAAAGAAGCAGGGATTTCTGATCAGAAGTCAGCCTTCTTTGAAGAGAGTTTAAAGGGCGGACACGGGAGTAATGATCAAGAACTTTTGCATTATTATATAGATCATTCAGCAGCAGCTATTGAATGGCTGAATACTAAAGGAATTGTTTTAGATAATTTAACAATTACGGGAGGGATGAGCCTTCCACGTACCCATCGGCCTCATGACGGTTCAGCCGTAGGAGGATATTTAGTGAAAGGGTTAAAGCGAAATTTAGAAGCATTAGAAATTCCGATAGTTATGGGGGCAGAAGCTCTAAATTTAATTCTTGAAAAGGGTCGAATTATAGGCCTTCAAGTAAAACAAAATGATGAGGTTAGAAAAGTTGCTTGTAGAGCAGTTATTTTAGCTTCCGGTGGGTTTGGTGCTAATTTCCAAATGATTGAGTCTGTTAGACCTGACCTTCGAGGCTATATTACTACTTCTGGATCAGGGATTACAGGAGACGGTATCCGCTTAGCTGAAGAAGCAGGCGGCTATTCCGTAGATATGGGAAAAATTCAAGTCCACCCAACAGTTCAACAAGATCAAGGAATTTTGATTGGAGAAGCAGTTCGTGGGGAAGGCGCTATTATGGTAGATGCTAAAGGGCGCCGATTTGTCAATGAGATGGGAACAAGAGACGTTGTTTCTTCCGCGATTACTTCTTTACCAGAACAAAAAGCGCGCTTAATTTTTGATCAAGGCGTAAGAGAGAGAAACAAAGCTATTGAGTTTTATGATTATAAAGGCTATGTGATTAAAGGAGAGAGTGTGGAAGATTTAGCTGCGGCTATTAATGTTCCTGCACAAGCCTTGAAAGAAACGTTACAAACTTGGAATGGCTTTGTTGATCGAAAAGAAGACGTAGCTTTTCAACGAACAACGGGCCTGCATCGACTAGACCGTGCTCCTTATTATTCTATTGAGATTGCACCGGGTATTCACTATACAATGGGGGGAGTAAAGATTAATACTAAAGCGGAAGTCCTTCACCAAGGAACTCAAGAACCTATTCTAGGCTTATATGCTTGTGGTGAAGTTGTTGGGGGAATTCATGGTTCGAACCGTATCGGTGGAAACTCTATTGGCGAAATTATTGTGTTTGGACGATTAGCTGGTCAATCAGCTAGTCAATACCTTCAATAA
- a CDS encoding anion permease: protein MEKESANLASVNYVKVIIPILIGAMIWFLPFKPEAVTEVAWHLFAIFVGTIVGCIMQPLPIGAVSLLGLTVIFLTNTLKIKVALSGFTSGTVWLIVMAFFLSRGFIKTGLGNRIAYLFVKRFGKSTLGLMYSLLGVDFVLAPATPSNTARAGGIMYPIVRSLAETFGSYPDEQTRRKMGSYLIYTTWQGNIITSAMFLTAVASNPLAQELAHTAGVDLSWGQYCLASFVPGVLALIVTPWLIFKIYPPEIKETPNAPEWAKEQLDKIGSMSKSEKWMLGIFISALVLWVVGSSIQLAATTTAFLAVSALILSGVLTWKDIKSESGAWDTLVWFGILVMMASQLNETGFIPWLSQGISQAVSGLPWQLTIIILCLANHYIHYFFASTTAHVSAVYLAFLTVAIASGVPPMFAAIMLLWASNTMSSSTHYSNGPSPILYGSGYVNQTEWWSYSAIIALVYFVLFFGVGGAWLYLIGMV, encoded by the coding sequence ATGGAAAAAGAAAGTGCAAATTTAGCCTCGGTAAATTATGTTAAAGTAATTATTCCTATTTTGATAGGAGCAATGATATGGTTTTTGCCATTTAAGCCAGAAGCGGTAACAGAGGTTGCTTGGCATTTGTTTGCCATTTTTGTGGGAACGATTGTTGGATGTATTATGCAGCCTTTACCTATTGGGGCAGTTTCTTTATTAGGATTAACGGTTATCTTTCTAACGAACACTTTGAAAATTAAGGTAGCTTTGTCAGGGTTTACGTCGGGAACAGTGTGGTTAATTGTCATGGCTTTCTTCCTATCTCGTGGTTTTATCAAAACAGGATTGGGAAACCGCATTGCTTATCTTTTTGTGAAAAGGTTTGGGAAGAGTACTTTAGGACTGATGTATTCTTTGTTAGGAGTAGATTTTGTTTTGGCGCCCGCAACCCCAAGCAATACAGCAAGAGCTGGGGGCATTATGTATCCGATTGTTCGTTCTTTAGCGGAAACATTTGGCTCCTATCCAGATGAACAGACGCGACGAAAGATGGGTTCTTATTTGATTTATACGACATGGCAAGGAAATATTATTACATCGGCTATGTTCTTAACGGCGGTGGCCTCTAATCCTTTGGCTCAAGAATTAGCACACACAGCAGGCGTGGATCTTTCTTGGGGACAGTATTGCTTAGCTTCCTTTGTTCCAGGGGTATTGGCACTTATTGTAACGCCTTGGCTGATTTTTAAGATATATCCACCAGAGATTAAAGAAACACCGAATGCACCAGAGTGGGCAAAAGAACAATTGGATAAAATTGGATCTATGTCTAAATCTGAGAAATGGATGCTCGGAATTTTTATTTCTGCTTTGGTTTTATGGGTAGTGGGATCAAGTATTCAATTGGCAGCTACGACAACAGCTTTTTTAGCAGTCAGTGCTTTAATTTTATCAGGGGTTTTAACATGGAAAGATATTAAAAGTGAATCTGGAGCTTGGGATACACTGGTTTGGTTTGGTATATTAGTAATGATGGCTTCGCAATTAAATGAGACGGGCTTTATTCCTTGGTTAAGTCAAGGAATTTCTCAAGCAGTTTCGGGCTTGCCGTGGCAATTGACCATTATTATTTTATGTTTAGCCAATCACTACATTCATTATTTCTTTGCTTCCACTACCGCGCATGTCAGTGCTGTTTATCTCGCCTTCTTAACAGTAGCTATTGCTTCAGGCGTTCCACCTATGTTCGCAGCGATTATGTTACTATGGGCAAGCAACACAATGTCTTCATCAACGCATTATTCTAACGGACCTTCTCCTATTTTGTACGGATCGGGATACGTTAATCAAACAGAATGGTGGAGTTACAGTGCTATCATTGCTTTAGTTTATTTTGTCCTCTTCTTTGGTGTAGGGGGAGCTTGGCTTTATCTTATTGGAATGGTTTAG
- a CDS encoding class II fumarate hydratase codes for MNEKKFRIEHDSMGDIKVPAEHYWGAVTERSKENFLIGTELMPELVLRPVINIKKAEALANRDLGNISEEKAKYIVEAANRALALEDLHSEFPLRVWQTGSGTQSNMNANEVLANMGNESAGKKLLHPNDDVNKGQSSNDVFPSAMQIGFYEGIHSEILPAIDRLIDSFQKLEDKYKNKIKVGRTHLQDATPVTFGQEVSGWRMMLEKDKGMILEASDHLRDLPLGGTATGTGLNCSPDQDTKACEYLSKIYGHEYTAAANKFYGMTSKGQISFAHSALRTLAEDMIKIANDVRWLASGPRCGIGEIEIPANEPGSSIMPGKVNPTQSEALIMVATQIMGNDQVIAIAASQGYFELNTYMPLIINNCAQTVSLLGSAIDSFDKMCVKGIKVNDEKMDHYLEISLMNVTKLSPVIGYEKAAEIAKHAHKNKQSLRQANHDLGYLSDEEFDQAMCLEDMI; via the coding sequence ATGAATGAAAAAAAATTTCGAATAGAGCATGATTCAATGGGAGATATAAAAGTGCCTGCAGAACACTATTGGGGAGCTGTAACAGAAAGAAGTAAAGAAAATTTCTTAATTGGAACAGAGTTAATGCCTGAGCTTGTTTTACGTCCGGTGATTAATATTAAAAAAGCGGAAGCCTTAGCAAACCGTGATTTGGGAAATATTTCTGAAGAAAAAGCCAAATACATTGTTGAAGCAGCTAATCGAGCTTTAGCTTTGGAAGATTTACATAGCGAATTTCCTTTACGCGTATGGCAAACAGGGTCAGGAACACAAAGTAATATGAATGCCAATGAAGTACTTGCTAATATGGGGAATGAAAGTGCAGGCAAAAAATTATTACATCCGAATGATGATGTTAATAAAGGACAAAGTTCTAATGATGTATTCCCTTCAGCTATGCAGATTGGATTCTATGAAGGGATTCATTCTGAAATTTTACCAGCCATTGATCGGCTAATAGACAGTTTCCAAAAGTTAGAAGATAAATATAAAAACAAGATTAAAGTCGGCCGGACGCATTTGCAGGATGCCACTCCTGTTACTTTTGGACAAGAAGTTTCAGGATGGCGAATGATGTTAGAAAAAGATAAAGGTATGATTCTGGAGGCGAGCGATCATTTAAGAGATCTTCCTTTAGGAGGAACGGCTACAGGAACAGGTTTAAACTGTTCGCCTGATCAAGATACCAAAGCTTGCGAATATCTTTCAAAAATTTATGGGCATGAATATACTGCTGCTGCTAATAAGTTTTATGGGATGACTTCTAAGGGACAAATTTCTTTTGCCCATTCTGCTTTACGGACTTTGGCTGAAGATATGATTAAAATTGCCAATGATGTTCGTTGGTTAGCCTCTGGGCCACGGTGTGGGATTGGTGAAATTGAAATTCCTGCTAACGAACCTGGATCTTCTATTATGCCAGGGAAAGTTAACCCTACTCAGTCTGAAGCTTTAATTATGGTTGCTACACAAATTATGGGTAATGATCAAGTAATCGCTATTGCGGCTTCTCAAGGTTATTTTGAATTAAATACTTACATGCCTTTAATTATTAATAACTGTGCTCAAACTGTTAGCTTGTTAGGATCTGCTATTGATTCTTTCGATAAAATGTGTGTTAAAGGAATTAAAGTAAATGATGAAAAGATGGATCATTATTTAGAAATTTCTTTAATGAATGTTACTAAACTTTCTCCTGTGATTGGTTATGAAAAAGCGGCAGAAATTGCGAAACACGCTCATAAAAATAAACAAAGTCTACGTCAAGCCAATCATGACTTGGGCTATTTATCAGATGAAGAATTTGACCAGGCTATGTGCTTAGAAGATATGATTTAA
- a CDS encoding TetR/AcrR family transcriptional regulator, producing MTTIQNQIINAYYQLTIESHEANITVSDIINRSQTSRSTFYRYFLDKFDVMNHVFLNDFNQETSLSIKNPAELITAILLTLSKRPIYYQRILTLKCHNDFYNFLYHFISSQLTHLINEPSNSETMDILTTFASSAITYTSCQWIKSGQKRSIQKMTTVITEALPLPLKTI from the coding sequence ATGACAACTATTCAAAATCAAATTATTAACGCATATTATCAGTTAACTATCGAATCTCATGAAGCAAATATTACCGTCTCTGACATCATAAACAGAAGCCAAACAAGCCGTTCTACTTTTTATCGCTATTTTTTAGATAAATTTGATGTTATGAACCACGTTTTTCTCAACGACTTTAATCAAGAAACCTCTCTTTCTATAAAAAATCCTGCAGAATTAATCACCGCTATTCTTCTTACTCTTAGTAAAAGGCCCATCTACTATCAACGTATTCTTACTTTAAAATGTCATAACGATTTTTATAATTTCCTCTATCATTTCATTTCAAGCCAATTGACTCACTTAATAAATGAACCCTCCAACAGTGAAACAATGGATATCCTCACTACATTCGCAAGTTCCGCTATTACGTATACCTCTTGTCAGTGGATTAAAAGCGGTCAAAAAAGATCCATTCAAAAAATGACTACCGTCATCACTGAAGCGCTCCCGCTTCCTTTAAAAACGATTTAA
- a CDS encoding alanine/glycine:cation symporter family protein, with protein sequence MEHFNQLILSVNDILANRLLVTALLGCGIFYTFYTKGIQFRKLPAAFRRTFKDIFSKNNTGVSSFQALAVSIAAQVGTGNVAGVATAILAGGPGAIFWMWVAALLGMGTIFAEACLAQKYKHTEDGHFIGGPAYYLTDGVGKISPRLGKFLATFFAISIIFALGFIGNMVQSNSIATAMYKAFHIPLFVSGIAIALVGGLIFSGGIKRIAQFAQLIVPVMAIIYIVLAGIILIKFRQNIIPSISLIFKAAFTPQAALGGTLGYTIKQAISKGVARGLFSNEAGMGSTPHAHATAFVDHPVDQGYIAMVGVFIDTLVICSATALIILVTGAEQSQLQGALITQEAFQRAFGNLGSALLAIALTFFAFSTIIGWYYFGETNVKFLLGKKALKPYQGLVLLGIVLGTLQEIDTVWNLSDLFNSLMVIPNIIGILLLHKEVKALQQDKEGGNTKQANLKNKQRI encoded by the coding sequence ATGGAACACTTTAATCAACTTATTCTCTCAGTAAATGATATTTTGGCAAATCGACTACTCGTTACCGCTCTACTTGGATGCGGAATTTTTTATACCTTCTATACCAAAGGCATTCAATTTAGAAAACTTCCAGCTGCCTTTCGTCGCACTTTTAAAGATATTTTTTCAAAAAATAACACCGGCGTTTCGTCCTTCCAAGCACTCGCTGTTTCAATTGCGGCTCAAGTAGGGACCGGTAACGTGGCAGGGGTTGCAACTGCTATCTTAGCCGGGGGGCCTGGAGCTATCTTTTGGATGTGGGTAGCCGCTTTACTCGGTATGGGAACCATTTTTGCAGAAGCTTGCTTAGCTCAAAAATATAAGCATACTGAAGACGGTCATTTTATCGGAGGTCCTGCTTATTACTTAACAGATGGCGTAGGGAAAATATCGCCTCGGCTAGGTAAATTTTTAGCCACTTTCTTTGCTATTTCTATTATTTTTGCCTTAGGTTTCATCGGGAATATGGTGCAATCCAATTCCATCGCAACCGCTATGTATAAAGCTTTCCATATTCCACTATTTGTTTCAGGAATTGCTATTGCTTTAGTCGGTGGATTAATTTTTTCAGGGGGAATTAAACGAATCGCACAATTTGCGCAACTCATTGTGCCCGTCATGGCCATTATTTATATCGTTTTAGCTGGAATTATTTTGATTAAATTCCGTCAAAATATTATCCCTTCTATTTCTTTAATTTTTAAAGCCGCCTTCACTCCTCAAGCTGCTCTCGGAGGAACATTAGGTTATACTATCAAACAAGCAATCTCTAAAGGGGTTGCTCGAGGACTCTTTAGTAATGAAGCGGGGATGGGGTCTACTCCCCACGCCCACGCTACAGCTTTTGTGGACCACCCTGTCGACCAAGGGTATATCGCCATGGTAGGTGTCTTTATCGATACCTTAGTGATTTGTTCTGCAACTGCTTTAATCATACTTGTCACAGGAGCTGAACAAAGCCAATTACAAGGTGCTTTAATTACCCAGGAAGCCTTTCAAAGAGCTTTTGGAAATCTCGGATCTGCTTTACTGGCAATTGCTCTTACTTTCTTTGCTTTCTCTACCATTATCGGCTGGTATTATTTTGGAGAAACTAATGTCAAATTTTTATTAGGGAAAAAAGCATTAAAACCTTATCAAGGACTTGTTCTTCTTGGCATTGTTCTAGGGACTTTACAAGAAATTGATACTGTCTGGAATCTCTCTGACTTGTTCAATTCATTAATGGTTATCCCAAATATTATTGGAATTCTCTTATTACATAAAGAAGTCAAAGCCTTACAACAAGATAAAGAAGGTGGCAACACCAAACAAGCCAACCTTAAAAATAAGCAAAGAATTTAA